Proteins from a genomic interval of Pseudobdellovibrionaceae bacterium:
- a CDS encoding PAS domain S-box protein: MIQAKNIMHRSTPVLPFSASIPEAIEFLKAQPKGFAIVQATADRFHGVLTEAQLMRIFLRYQANPDRDTLILYRDLFEPAQLIHEDEYFPEIVKKLVSAAGNRVFVIDNKSNVVGYITAKDILPYFSPKGADGQAGDTAGEALTSNLYLYESFFTKSPFLMHSVNREGVIQMANEVLHRVLGFEFGELHGRTIFDIYPKEHHAKAEAGLKAILNQGYHSAISAEMRAKDGKTVAVEMISRVLTDQRQSPVGTMTVSRPLDMNLLLKVLPEMDAGI; the protein is encoded by the coding sequence ATGATTCAAGCCAAAAATATCATGCACCGTTCAACTCCGGTTCTGCCGTTTTCGGCGAGCATTCCGGAGGCCATCGAGTTTCTGAAAGCGCAACCCAAGGGTTTTGCCATCGTGCAGGCGACGGCAGATCGCTTTCATGGTGTGCTGACCGAAGCGCAGCTCATGCGCATCTTTCTGCGCTACCAAGCGAATCCGGATCGCGACACTTTGATTTTGTACCGCGATCTTTTCGAACCCGCGCAGTTGATCCACGAAGACGAATACTTTCCCGAGATCGTGAAGAAACTCGTTTCGGCGGCGGGGAATCGCGTTTTTGTCATCGACAACAAATCGAACGTCGTCGGCTACATCACGGCGAAAGACATTCTGCCCTATTTCTCGCCGAAGGGGGCGGACGGGCAGGCGGGCGACACCGCCGGTGAAGCGTTGACGTCGAACCTTTATCTTTACGAGAGCTTCTTCACGAAGTCGCCGTTTCTGATGCACTCGGTGAATCGTGAAGGCGTCATCCAGATGGCGAACGAGGTGCTGCACCGGGTGCTCGGTTTTGAGTTCGGGGAACTGCACGGCCGCACGATCTTCGACATCTATCCGAAAGAGCACCACGCCAAAGCCGAAGCCGGATTGAAGGCGATTTTGAATCAAGGCTACCATTCGGCGATTTCGGCCGAGATGCGCGCGAAAGACGGGAAGACGGTCGCCGTCGAGATGATTTCGCGCGTTTTGACCGATCAGCGCCAAAGCCCCGTGGGCACGATGACGGTCTCGCGCCCCTTGGATATGAATTTGCTGTTGAAAGTGCTGCCCGAAATGGACGCGGGAATCTAG